TTAGTTCTCTTGGCCAGGCACCGCTCCTTGGGCTATATCCGCCATCCATGAATCTCATCACAACCACAGAAGAGCTTGAGGCGGCCTGCGCCGACCTCGCCAAGGCCCCGTTCATTGCGGTCGACACCGAATTCATGCGCGAGCAGACCTTCTGGCCGCGCCTGTGCCTCATTCAGATCGCAGGCGGCGACACCGAGGTCCTTATCGACAATCTGGCGCCGGGCATCGACTTGAAGCCGTTCTTCGACCTGATGGTCGACGAAAACGTCCTGAAGGTCTTTCATTCTGCCCGCCAAGACATTGAAATCGTTCATCATATGGCGGGTGTGGTGCCCCACCCCATCTTCGACACGCAAGTGGCGGCGATGGTCTGCGGCTTCGGCGAGGCGGTCAGCTACGCCATGCTTGTGAAGCGTCTGCTAGGCCGCAATCTGGATAAGAGTTCGCGCTTCACCGATTGGAGCCGCCGCCCGCTCTCGGAGCGGCAACTCACCTATGCCTTGGGCGACGTGACCCATCTGCGCGACCTGTTTCCCAAGCTCAAGGCACAGCTCGACAAGTCCGAGCGGGCGAGCTGGCTCATCGAGGAGATGGCCGTCCTGACCGACCCTGCCACCTACGAGCTCCATCCGGAGCACGCTTGGCGGCGGCTCAAGATGCGCATCAAGACGCAAAAGGCGCTCGCCGTTCTCATGGAGCTGGCGGCTTGGCGCGAACGCGAGGCGCAAAGCCAGGACGTCCCCCGCTCGCGTGTTCTAAAAGACGAGGCGCTCTACGACATTGCCGGCCAGGCGCCGCGTACGGTCGAAGACCTCGGGGCCCTGCGATCCTTGCACAACGGCTTCGCCCGGTCCTCGCGCGGCCGCGGCGTGCTGGAGGCTGTGGAGCGCGGCCTTGCGCGCGACCCTGCCTCGGTTCCTCCGCTTCAGCGCGGCGAGCCGATGCCGCCCGAAGCGCAAGCGGTAATGGACCTGTTGCGTGTGCTGCTGAAGGCGACGGCGGGACGTCACGGCGTCGCGCCCAAGCTGATCGCCACATCGGACGAACTCGAGCAGATCGCCCGGTCGAACGACGCGGACACCGCCGCACTGCGAGGCTGGCGGCTCAAGCTTTTCGGTGAGGACGCGCTGGCGCTCAAGCGGGGCGAACTGGCCCTGACGATCCGCAAGGGATCGGTGACGGTGCTAGCGGCGGAAGAACCAGAAGACCGCTCCTAGCAGCAGCGCCACGATCAGCCCCGTGGTGAACGGCACATAGAAGTAGAAGCTGCCGAGATCCACCACGATGTCGCCGGGTAGGCGGCCGAGGCCGTATTGCACGCTCGCCATGGTGAGCAGGATCACCAGCAGCACGTAGAAGACGACGACACCGTTGGAGCGCATGGCCTAGCCCCGCCGCCACTGCTCGATGCGCAACCGCACGGTCGTCCGTACGTCGGGCGGAAGCGCATCGATGGCCTCCACGAAGCCGCGCAACTCCGAACGGAGCCCGTGGATCTGATCGATCAGGTTCAAAAGAACCGGGACATCCTCCTCGTCGAATCCCATCTCGTCCTCGAGATTGCAAATCAACGCGGCCCGGGCGATGTCGGCCTCCGAATAAGCGGGCGCCCCGTCTTCTTCCGGCTTGATCAGGCCTTGGGATACGAACACACGCAACCGCGTCACCGTGAGACGCGACACCCGTGCGACAACGTCCTCCTCGGTCAGCATCACGCTTGCTCCTTCATTGTGCGCCGCGGATCGTAGGCGTGGGTTGTCTTCCACTCCTCGATGAAGGCCTTGAGCTCGTCGTCCACCTTCTCGGGCATCACCACGTTGAGCTTCACCAACTGATCGCCCTTGCCCTTCACGCCCCGCCCTTTGAGCCGCAGCGTCTGTCCGGAATTGGCGCCGGCAGGCACCGTCATGGCGACCTTGCCGCCAATGGTCGGAATCTCCACCTTGCCGCCGAGCACGGCCTCGTCGAGGCTGATCGGCAACTCGACCACGATATCGTTGCCTTCGCGCTTGAAGACGGGGTGCGGCCTCACGCCGACCTCGACCAGCGCGTCACCCGGCGGCCCTTCGCCGAGGCCCGGATGCCCCTTGCCCTTCAGCCGCAGGACCTGGCCCGCATTGACCCCCGGTGGAATGGTGACGTCGAGCGTGCTGCCGTCGGGGAGCGTGATGCGCGTCTTGGTGCCGTTGACCGCGTCGAGAAACGGAATGTCGAGATGGTACTGCGCATCCTGCCCCGGCATGGAGAACCGGGCACCGCCGCGCTGGCTGCGCCCGCCCATCCCGGCGCCGCGCATGCCCCCGCCGAACATGTCGCCGAACAGGTCGCTGAAATCGCCCATGTCCTCGTAGCCTGCCGATGAGTGGTAGCGCGCCCCGCCAGGTCCGCCCGCATATTCGCGGTAGTAGCGCGCCTCGGGCTTCTCCTGCCCGCTCGCGTCGATTTCGCCCCGGTCGTACTTCCCGCGCTGCTCCGCGTCTTTGAGGATCGAAT
This genomic window from Methyloceanibacter caenitepidi contains:
- the rnd gene encoding ribonuclease D, coding for MNLITTTEELEAACADLAKAPFIAVDTEFMREQTFWPRLCLIQIAGGDTEVLIDNLAPGIDLKPFFDLMVDENVLKVFHSARQDIEIVHHMAGVVPHPIFDTQVAAMVCGFGEAVSYAMLVKRLLGRNLDKSSRFTDWSRRPLSERQLTYALGDVTHLRDLFPKLKAQLDKSERASWLIEEMAVLTDPATYELHPEHAWRRLKMRIKTQKALAVLMELAAWREREAQSQDVPRSRVLKDEALYDIAGQAPRTVEDLGALRSLHNGFARSSRGRGVLEAVERGLARDPASVPPLQRGEPMPPEAQAVMDLLRVLLKATAGRHGVAPKLIATSDELEQIARSNDADTAALRGWRLKLFGEDALALKRGELALTIRKGSVTVLAAEEPEDRS
- a CDS encoding DUF2905 domain-containing protein; the encoded protein is MRSNGVVVFYVLLVILLTMASVQYGLGRLPGDIVVDLGSFYFYVPFTTGLIVALLLGAVFWFFRR
- a CDS encoding MerR family transcriptional regulator; its protein translation is MLTEEDVVARVSRLTVTRLRVFVSQGLIKPEEDGAPAYSEADIARAALICNLEDEMGFDEEDVPVLLNLIDQIHGLRSELRGFVEAIDALPPDVRTTVRLRIEQWRRG
- a CDS encoding DnaJ C-terminal domain-containing protein, producing the protein MAEDLYSVLGVAKTASADEITKAYRKLAKKLHPDLNPGDKVAEEKFKAISHAYSILKDAEQRGKYDRGEIDASGQEKPEARYYREYAGGPGGARYHSSAGYEDMGDFSDLFGDMFGGGMRGAGMGGRSQRGGARFSMPGQDAQYHLDIPFLDAVNGTKTRITLPDGSTLDVTIPPGVNAGQVLRLKGKGHPGLGEGPPGDALVEVGVRPHPVFKREGNDIVVELPISLDEAVLGGKVEIPTIGGKVAMTVPAGANSGQTLRLKGRGVKGKGDQLVKLNVVMPEKVDDELKAFIEEWKTTHAYDPRRTMKEQA